A stretch of DNA from Pseudomonas sp. HN11:
GTCTGCACCGCTGGTATTCAACGCCTGGCTGGGAAAATAGTTGTAGCCGGACAACACCGCGCGGATAGCGCTTAACAACTCACTCAGGTCGCCTTCCTTGCACACGTAGCCATCGGCGCCCGAGCGCATGCAGCGTGTGGCAAACAAGGTCGGAGACTGGGCTGTCAGGATCAGCGTTTTCATCGATGTATTCATTGCGTTGAATCGACAGAGCACCTCGAGTCCATCCAGTTTGGGAATACTGATGTCGAGGATAATCAGATCGGGCAGGCACTCGCGGACCATTTGAATGGCGTCGCACCCGTTATCCGTTTCGCCGACCACTTTGTAACCTTCGTGTTCCAACAACATTCGGATGGCAAGCCGTATAACCGGATGGTCGTCGATGATAAAAACTGAGTTCATAATCACGTTCCGTGCAAGTGCAAATAAAGCGGGCACATTAGCTCAGAAGAGGAGGGAGGAGCATGAGCTCAAGAGGGAGCAAGTATAAAACAGGAAAAATCCTACCTTGAAAAAGGTTAGTTCCTACGGGTTGCTAAGGCTTTGTGAAGTGATGTGTCAGTAATTTTGGCTGAATGAGATAAATGCTACTGCTATGGGTTTGACGGATATAGCGCAGATATTTTTCGTCGGTCCATTATGTTTAAAGTCCTACATTTTTAACTCAAGTAAGGGACAGATCAAACGTGCAAGTTCGTCTTTGTTCAGTGGCTTTGATAAATAGCCCAGTAAGGGCAGGCCACGAGCCTCGGCTTGGGTCATAAGGTTGGCGAGTTCCGCCACGGGTAATCCGCTCAGCAAGATGGCGTTCGTAGTAAAACGTCGGCGGCTGGCGATTTCAATCAACTCGAGTCCAGGCAGGTCTGGCAGGCATTGGTCGCACAAGATGATATCGAAAGGTTTCTCGGCCCGAGACATCAAGCAGATTGCCTGCTCTGCGTTTTCGGCCGGGGTCAACTGTGTGAAGCCGAAGCTTCTGAGCAGGCATTGGGTGGCCAGCAGTTGGAACGGATGATCCTCCACCAGCAGGATACGAAGAAGGTAACTGGGC
This window harbors:
- a CDS encoding response regulator transcription factor, which codes for MNSVFIIDDHPVIRLAIRMLLEHEGYKVVGETDNGCDAIQMVRECLPDLIILDISIPKLDGLEVLCRFNAMNTSMKTLILTAQSPTLFATRCMRSGADGYVCKEGDLSELLSAIRAVLSGYNYFPSQALNTSGADGIESQELELFKTVNDRELMVLQLFAQGRTNKEIAKGMFLSNKTVSTYKKRLMQKLQAKSLVELIEMAKRNALV
- a CDS encoding response regulator, which gives rise to MPSYLLRILLVEDHPFQLLATQCLLRSFGFTQLTPAENAEQAICLMSRAEKPFDIILCDQCLPDLPGLELIEIASRRRFTTNAILLSGLPVAELANLMTQAEARGLPLLGYLSKPLNKDELARLICPLLELKM